The following coding sequences lie in one Metallumcola ferriviriculae genomic window:
- a CDS encoding flavodoxin domain-containing protein yields the protein MNTLVAYASKYGCTENCARMLSEKLTGEVDLCDLKTAKIVDLSKYDKVIVGGSIYAGKVRKEVSDFCSTNLNVLKEKNLGLFVCGMLEDQAEMELNNSYPSELLTKALVKEFMGGKFQFKKMKLPEKFIVKMVSKADKSRPALDTSKDVSTISEQTITRFAAAMNNA from the coding sequence ATGAATACATTAGTGGCTTATGCCAGCAAGTACGGGTGCACAGAAAACTGTGCGAGAATGCTATCAGAAAAGCTGACTGGGGAGGTTGATTTATGTGATTTGAAGACGGCGAAGATTGTAGATCTCTCAAAGTACGACAAGGTGATTGTCGGTGGTTCAATTTATGCTGGTAAGGTTCGAAAAGAAGTTAGTGATTTTTGCTCGACAAACCTGAATGTATTAAAAGAGAAAAACCTTGGACTCTTCGTATGTGGTATGCTAGAGGACCAGGCCGAAATGGAACTAAACAATTCTTATCCTTCCGAACTGTTAACTAAGGCTTTAGTCAAGGAATTCATGGGAGGAAAATTTCAATTTAAGAAGATGAAACTCCCGGAGAAATTTATAGTAAAGATGGTCTCTAAAGCAGACAAGAGTCGTCCTGCATTGGACACTAGTAAAGATGTTTCGACTATATCGGAGCAAACTATCACTAGATTCGCAGCCGCAATGAATAATGCTTAA